In Corynebacterium ulcerans, one genomic interval encodes:
- the lysA gene encoding diaminopimelate decarboxylase yields the protein MESFNALPSHVWPRGARREANGEVSVAGVSLSDVAKQYGTPVFVVDEDDFRSRCRDMAAAFGGAEKVHYASKAFLTRRIAKWVEEEGLNLDIASLGEFQVALCAQFPPERITAHGNNKSEEFLRLLVANRVGHIVIDSMTELERLEKIAVEAGVTQPVMVRVKPGIEAHTHEFIATSHEDQKFGFSLASGSAYAAAKRVIESPSLYLIGLHCHVGSQVFDAQGFSLAAQRVLTLYSKIHSELGIDLEQLDLGGGYGIAYTEDETPLDVTSVAQDLLGAVNEVARNLGIDAPEVLVEPGRAIAGPSTVTVYSVGTVKDVHVTDKQLRRYIAVDGGMSDNIRPALYEAEYDVRVINRSVGGDLVPSRVVGSHCEAGDILINDRELPCGIAEGDLIALAATGAYCFAMSSRYNMMGRPAVVSVKAGESSVMVRRETIEDLLALDEG from the coding sequence GTGGAGAGCTTTAACGCCCTGCCATCGCATGTATGGCCTAGAGGTGCGCGTCGAGAAGCTAATGGTGAAGTTTCCGTTGCGGGAGTTTCTCTATCCGATGTAGCTAAGCAGTACGGGACTCCGGTTTTTGTTGTAGACGAAGACGATTTCCGTAGCCGCTGCAGGGACATGGCTGCTGCCTTTGGTGGAGCCGAAAAGGTCCACTATGCGTCCAAGGCGTTTTTGACTCGTCGGATTGCTAAGTGGGTGGAGGAAGAAGGCCTCAACCTTGACATTGCTTCTCTAGGGGAATTCCAGGTTGCGTTATGCGCTCAGTTTCCTCCTGAGCGCATAACGGCTCATGGCAACAATAAGAGCGAGGAGTTTCTTCGCCTCTTGGTAGCTAACCGGGTTGGACACATTGTGATTGACTCGATGACAGAGCTAGAACGCTTGGAAAAGATCGCGGTCGAGGCAGGGGTCACTCAGCCGGTGATGGTGCGCGTCAAGCCCGGCATTGAAGCACATACACATGAGTTTATTGCTACGAGTCATGAGGATCAGAAGTTTGGATTCTCTTTGGCTTCTGGATCAGCGTATGCAGCGGCAAAGCGGGTTATTGAATCTCCATCCTTGTATCTGATTGGCTTGCATTGTCATGTGGGTTCGCAAGTTTTTGATGCCCAAGGTTTTAGCCTGGCGGCTCAGCGCGTACTGACGTTGTATTCAAAGATTCATTCAGAACTCGGTATCGACTTAGAACAACTGGATCTAGGCGGCGGCTACGGGATTGCCTACACCGAAGATGAGACTCCTCTGGACGTAACCTCCGTGGCCCAAGATCTATTGGGTGCAGTGAATGAAGTGGCCCGTAACTTGGGCATTGATGCTCCCGAGGTATTAGTTGAACCTGGTCGGGCTATCGCAGGACCGTCCACTGTGACGGTGTATTCCGTGGGGACTGTGAAAGACGTCCATGTGACGGATAAACAACTGCGGAGATATATCGCTGTAGACGGTGGTATGAGCGATAATATTCGCCCAGCGCTTTATGAGGCTGAGTATGACGTTCGGGTAATCAACCGCAGCGTTGGAGGTGACCTTGTCCCCAGTCGGGTCGTAGGATCGCATTGTGAAGCGGGGGATATTCTGATCAATGATCGGGAGCTCCCATGTGGAATTGCAGAGGGTGACCTCATAGCTTTGGCAGCTACTGGAGCTTATTGTTTTGCGATGAGCAGCAGGTACAACATGATGGGGCGGCCGGCAGTAGTGAGTGTTAAAGCAGGAGAGTCTAGCGTGATGGTTCGACGCGAGACCATCGAGGATCTACTTGCTTTAGACGAGGGGTAG